From a single Longimicrobium sp. genomic region:
- a CDS encoding erythromycin esterase family protein, translating into MLGRAKGGDDAAAVEAVRRAAVPLNGGEGDWDALLELVGDARFVLLGEATHGTHEFYRARAEITKRLVREKGFTAVAVEADWPDAYRVNRYVRGAGSDATPDEALGGFQRFPQWMWRNDDVVELVAWLREHNQSLPADATRVGFYGLDLYSMFASIEAVIGYLDEVDPEGARRARQRYGCFHRAGGGDPQSYGYAAQLGITPACEEQAVRQLHELRERASEMAGEEGGLAGDEHFYAEQNARLVKNAEEYYRSMFAARVSSWNLRDCHMADSLDALCGHFESKGIPPKVVVWEHNSHLGDARATEMGRDGEWNVGQLVRERHGDEARLIGFSTYSGTVTAASEWDAPAERKRVRPGMEGSYERLFHQVGTPNFFLPLRGGGPAADALRTSRLERAIGVIYAPETERWSHYFHAEVADQFDAVIHYDETSALRPLEPTPGWESAEPPETFPSGL; encoded by the coding sequence ATGCTGGGACGAGCGAAGGGCGGGGACGATGCGGCGGCCGTGGAGGCGGTGCGCCGGGCGGCGGTTCCGCTGAACGGCGGCGAGGGCGACTGGGACGCGCTCCTGGAGCTGGTGGGCGATGCGCGCTTCGTGCTGCTGGGCGAGGCCACGCACGGCACCCACGAGTTCTACCGCGCCCGCGCGGAGATCACAAAGCGGCTGGTCCGCGAGAAGGGGTTCACCGCCGTGGCGGTGGAGGCCGACTGGCCCGACGCCTACCGGGTGAACCGCTACGTGCGCGGCGCAGGCAGCGACGCCACCCCCGACGAGGCGCTGGGCGGATTCCAGCGCTTTCCCCAGTGGATGTGGCGCAACGACGACGTGGTGGAGCTCGTCGCCTGGCTGCGGGAGCACAACCAGTCGCTGCCGGCGGATGCCACGCGTGTCGGCTTCTACGGGCTGGACCTGTACTCCATGTTCGCCTCCATTGAGGCCGTCATCGGCTACCTGGACGAGGTAGACCCCGAGGGAGCCCGGCGCGCGCGCCAGCGCTACGGGTGCTTCCATCGCGCGGGCGGTGGCGATCCGCAGTCGTACGGGTACGCGGCGCAGCTGGGCATCACCCCGGCGTGCGAGGAGCAGGCGGTGCGCCAGCTTCACGAGCTTCGCGAGCGGGCGTCCGAGATGGCCGGGGAGGAGGGCGGCCTGGCGGGGGATGAGCACTTCTACGCAGAGCAGAACGCGCGGCTGGTGAAGAACGCCGAGGAGTACTACCGCAGCATGTTCGCCGCGCGCGTGTCGAGCTGGAACCTGCGCGACTGCCACATGGCCGACTCGCTGGACGCGCTCTGCGGCCACTTCGAATCGAAGGGCATCCCGCCGAAGGTGGTCGTCTGGGAGCATAACTCCCACCTGGGCGACGCGCGCGCGACGGAAATGGGGCGCGACGGCGAGTGGAACGTGGGCCAGCTGGTACGCGAGCGGCACGGCGACGAGGCACGGCTGATCGGCTTCAGCACGTACTCGGGCACGGTGACCGCCGCCAGCGAGTGGGACGCGCCGGCGGAGCGGAAGCGGGTGCGGCCGGGGATGGAGGGCAGCTACGAGCGCCTGTTCCACCAGGTGGGCACCCCCAACTTCTTCCTCCCCCTGCGCGGCGGCGGCCCCGCGGCCGACGCCCTGCGCACCTCGCGGCTGGAGCGCGCCATCGGCGTGATCTACGCTCCCGAGACGGAGCGCTGGAGCCACTACTTTCACGCCGAGGTCGCGGACCAGTTCGACGCGGTGATCCACTACGACGAAACCAGCGCCCTGCGGCCGCTGGAGCCCACGCCCGGCTGGGAATCCGCCGAGCCGCCGGAGACGTTCCCATCCGGCCTGTGA